A region from the Salmo trutta chromosome 40, fSalTru1.1, whole genome shotgun sequence genome encodes:
- the LOC115180387 gene encoding gastrula zinc finger protein XlCGF57.1-like yields MSKLQSFRVFLNERLTAAAVEIFGAVEETVVDYQEENDRLRRLLRITPIIKRCNIDSLQLSVSEEEVLPEQQHCEQEWSPSLGQENPELPQIKEEQEELRTSQEEEQLQGLEADMIEFKFIPSCVKSECDQEDPLQPFTSPQTQTVENRESDPKQVELTPFITVTHLKGLYIPCDPQDNQNNTSSQSSAVSSDPTALDSSPSLDPNPPLDCSPSLDPNQSMVEHCFKRCTMSRKTHRCRDCGEMFAMKADLQTHVTLFNKGPSECRFCKRNYNSTCKLKAHVRLYHSGKPCTSPVCGKTFKLKGDLSKHMKTHTGEKSFKCGDCGKIFNQKWTLRKHKLTHTGEKPFICGECEKSFYQKGDLSRHIRTHTGEKLFICGDCGKSFNLKGNLRKHKLTHTGEKPFICGDCGKSFSQKGTLRKHELTHTGEKPFICGDCGKSFSQKGTLRKHKLTHTGEKRFSCDDRGKSFTQKSNLLIHVKNKKTG; encoded by the exons ATGTCTAAACTACAGTCGTTTCGTGTGTTTTTAAATGAGCGTTTAACTGCGGCAGCTGTGGAGATTTTCGGGGCAGTTGAAGAAACGGTAGTGGACTATCAGGAGGAGAATGATCGGCTACGGAGACTGCTGCGCATCACACCGATTATAAAACGATGTAACATAG actccctgcagctctctgtctctgaagaggaggttctccctgagcagcagcactgtgagcaggagtggagccccagtctgggGCAGGAGAACCCAGAGCTTCCACAGattaaagaggagcaggaggaactcaggaccagtcaggaggaagagcagcttcaagGGCTGGAAGCTGATATGATAGAGTTCAAATTCATTCCTTCCTGTGTGaaaagtgaatgtgatcaggagGACCCACTTCAGCCCTTCACTTCTCCCCAAACCCAGActgtggagaacagagagagtgaccCTAAACAAGTGGAACTCACACCTTTTATTACTGTGACCCACCTTAAGGGTCTCTACATTCCCTGTGACCCTCAAGATAATCAAAACAATACCTCCAGCCAAAGCTCAGCCGTAAGCAGCGACCCAACGGCACTTGACAGCAGCCCATCATTGGATCCCAACCCCCCATTGGATTGCAGCCCATCATTGGATCCAAACCAGTCAATGGTGGAACACTGTTTCAAACGCTGCACCATGTCTAGAAAAACTCACCGCTGCCGTGACTGTGGCGAAATGTTTGCAATGAAAGCTGACCTGCAGACGCATGTGACTCTCTTTAACAAGGGGCCCAGTGAATGTCGCTTCTGCAAAAGAAACTACAACTCCACCTGTAAACTAAAGGCCCATGTCCGACTCTATCACAGTGGGAAACCCTGCACCAGCCCTGTTTGTGGCAAGACCTTCAAACTCAAAGGGGATCTGTCCAAGCACATGAAgactcacacaggggagaaatcatttaagtgtggtgactgtgggaaaatcTTCAATCAGAAGTGGACCCTAAGAAAGCAtaaactgactcacacaggagagaaaccatttatcTGTGGAGAATGTGAGAAAAGCTTCTATCAGAAGGGGGACTTAAGTAGGCATATacggactcacacaggagagaaattatTTATCTGTGGTgattgtgggaaaagcttcaattTGAAAGGGAACCTTAGGAAGCAtaaactgactcacacaggagagaaaccatttatcTGTggagactgtgggaaaagcttcagtcAGAAGGGGACCCTAAGGAAGCATgaactgactcacacaggagagaaaccatttatcTGTggagactgtgggaaaagcttcagtcAGAAGGGGACCCTAAGGAAGCAtaaactgactcacacaggagagaaacgatTTAGCTGTGATGACCGTGGGAAAAGCTTCACTCAAAAGTCTAACTTACTGATCCAtgtgaaaaacaagaaaacaggaTGA
- the LOC115180373 gene encoding zinc finger protein 260-like isoform X1, which translates to MSTLQSFRVFLNERLTAAAVEIFGAVEETVAEYHEENDRLRRLLRITPEIQLCRIDSLQLSVSEEEVLPEQQHCEQEWSPSLGQENPELPQIKEEQEELRTSQEEEQLQGLEADFKFTPSCVKSECDQEDPLQPFTSPQTQTVQNRESDPRESLQLSVSEEEVLHEKQHCEQEWSPSLGQENPELPQIKEEQEELRTSQEEEQLQGLEADIKFTPSCVKSECDQEDPLQPFTSPQTQTVENRESDPKQVDLTHFVTVTHLKDLHIPCDPPDNQNNPSSQISAVSSDPVALDCSPPLDPSPPLDPNPSVCFEPITTSRKTHHCRDCGEKLAEKTDLQRHVTLIKKKVSECRFCRIRYNSTCKLKAHIRFCHSGKPYTCPVCGKTFKLKGYLSKHMRIHTGEKRYCCGDCGKSFNRKGALAAHIQIHTGEKSFDCGDCGKSFNQKGALIKHIRTHTGEKLFSCADCGKSFHLKGNLKKHELTHTGEKPFSCDDCGKRFKRRENLTTHLLTHTGEKQFSCGDCGKSFSQKGNLSRHILTHTGEKPFSCGDCGKSFSQKGTLTAHIRTHTVLSATLWSTWRAELLYICLEGDGGHRMRFLVSTLSKALEEKTTFSGHVTSVFSDSGTAN; encoded by the exons ATGTCTACACTACAGTCGTTTCGTGTGTTTTTAAATGAGCGTTTAACGGCGGCAGCTGTGGAGATTTTCGGGGCAGTTGAAGAAACGGTAGCAGAGTACCACGAGGAGAATGATCGACTACGGAGACTGCTGCGGATCACACCGGAAATACAACTATGTAGGATAG actccctgcagctctctgtctctgaagaggaggttctccctgagcagcagcactgtgagcaggagtggagccccagtctgggGCAGGAGAACCCAGAGCTTCcacagattaaagaggaacaggaggaactcaggaccagtcaggaggaagagcagcttcaagGTCTGGAGGCTGATTTCAAATTCACTCCTTCCTGTGTGaaaagtgaatgtgatcaggagGACCCACTTCAGCCCTTCACTTCTCCCCAAACCCAGACTGTGCAGAACAGAGAGAGTGACCCTAGGG aatctctgcagctctctgtctctgaagaggaggttCTCCATGAGAagcagcactgtgagcaggagtggagccccagtctgggGCAGGAGAACCCAGAACTTCcacagattaaagaggaacaggaggaactcAGGACCAGTCAGGAAGAAGAGCAGCTTCAAGGTCTGGAGGCTGATATCAAATTCACTCCTTCCTGTGTGaaaagtgaatgtgatcaggagGACCCACTTCAGCCCTTCACTTCTCCCCAAACTCAGActgtggagaacagagagagtgaccCTAAACAAGTGGATCTCACACATTTTGTTACTGTGACCCACCTTAAGGATCTCCACATTCCCTGTGACCCTCCAGATAATCAAAACAATCCCTCCAGCCAAATCTCAGCCGTAAGCAGCGACCCAGTGGCACTTGACTGCAGCCCACCATTGGATCCCAGCCCGCCATTGGATCCAAATCCATCAGTGTGTTTCGAACCCATCACCACGTCTAGAAAAACTCACCACTGCCGTGACTGTGGTGAAAAGTTGGCAGAGAAAACTGACCTGCAAAGGCATGTGACTCTCATCAAGAAGAAAGTCAGTGAATGTCGCTTCTGCAGAATACGCTACAACTCCACCTGTAAACTTAAGGCCCATATCCGCTTCTGTCACAGTGGGAAACCCTACACCTGCCCTGTTTGTGGCAAGACCTTCAAACTCAAAGGATATCTGTCCAAGCACATGAGgattcacacaggggagaaacgtTATTGTTGTGGcgactgtgggaagagctttaatCGCAAGGGGGCCCTAGCCGCGCATATAcagattcacacaggagagaaatcatttGACTGTggagactgtgggaaaagcttcaatcaGAAGGGGGCCCTAATTAAGCATATacggactcacacaggagagaaattatTTAGCTGtgctgactgtgggaaaagcttccaTTTAAAGGGGAACCTAAAGAAGCATgaactgactcacacaggagagaaaccatttagctgtgatGATTGCGGGAAAAGATTCAAACGCAGGGAAAACTTAACCACGCATttactgactcacacaggagagaaacaatttagctgtggtgactgcgGGAAAAGCTTCTCCCAGAAGGGGAACCTTAGTAGGCACatactgactcacacaggagagaaaccatttagctgtggagactgtgggaaaagcttctcCCAGAAGGGGACCCTAACGGCACATATACGGACTCACACAG TGCTCTCTGCTACTCTCTGGTCTACATGGAGGGCCGAGCTACTTTACATCTGtctggagggagatggaggtcACAGAATGAGGTTTCTAGTCTCAACACTCTCCAAGGCTTTAGAGGAAAAGACTACCTTTTCAGGTCATGTCACAAGTGTCTTCTCTGACAGTGGCACTGCTAATTAA
- the LOC115180373 gene encoding uncharacterized protein DDB_G0290301-like isoform X2, with protein sequence MSTLQSFRVFLNERLTAAAVEIFGAVEETVAEYHEENDRLRRLLRITPEIQLCRIDSLQLSVSEEEVLPEQQHCEQEWSPSLGQENPELPQIKEEQEELRTSQEEEQLQGLEADFKFTPSCVKSECDQEDPLQPFTSPQTQTVQNRESDPRGAFSSFATLRNESLQLSVSEEEVLHEKQHCEQEWSPSLGQENPELPQIKEEQEELRTSQEEEQLQVLSATLWSTWRAELLYICLEGDGGHRMRFLVSTLSKALEEKTTFSGHVTSVFSDSGTAN encoded by the exons ATGTCTACACTACAGTCGTTTCGTGTGTTTTTAAATGAGCGTTTAACGGCGGCAGCTGTGGAGATTTTCGGGGCAGTTGAAGAAACGGTAGCAGAGTACCACGAGGAGAATGATCGACTACGGAGACTGCTGCGGATCACACCGGAAATACAACTATGTAGGATAG actccctgcagctctctgtctctgaagaggaggttctccctgagcagcagcactgtgagcaggagtggagccccagtctgggGCAGGAGAACCCAGAGCTTCcacagattaaagaggaacaggaggaactcaggaccagtcaggaggaagagcagcttcaagGTCTGGAGGCTGATTTCAAATTCACTCCTTCCTGTGTGaaaagtgaatgtgatcaggagGACCCACTTCAGCCCTTCACTTCTCCCCAAACCCAGACTGTGCAGAACAGAGAGAGTGACCCTAGGGGTGCGTTCAGTTCGTTTGCTACGTTGCGGAATG aatctctgcagctctctgtctctgaagaggaggttCTCCATGAGAagcagcactgtgagcaggagtggagccccagtctgggGCAGGAGAACCCAGAACTTCcacagattaaagaggaacaggaggaactcAGGACCAGTCAGGAAGAAGAGCAGCTTCAAG TGCTCTCTGCTACTCTCTGGTCTACATGGAGGGCCGAGCTACTTTACATCTGtctggagggagatggaggtcACAGAATGAGGTTTCTAGTCTCAACACTCTCCAAGGCTTTAGAGGAAAAGACTACCTTTTCAGGTCATGTCACAAGTGTCTTCTCTGACAGTGGCACTGCTAATTAA
- the LOC115180408 gene encoding zinc finger protein OZF-like: MSKLQSFRVFLNERLTAAAVEIFRAVEETVAEYHEENDRLRRLLRITPEIKLCRIDSLQLSLSVAEEEVLPEQQHCEQEWSPSLGQENPELPQIKEEQEELRTSQEEDQLQGLEADFKFTPSCVKSECDQEDPLQPFTSPQTQTVENREHDPKQVDLTHFVTVTHLKDLYILCDRPDNQNNASSHRSAVSSDPVGLDSSPRLDPNPSMAEHCSKPSSSRKTHHCRDCGEMFALKADVRRHMTLYKKRLRECSFCRKRCTSTCKLKAHIRLCHSGKPCTCPVCGKTFKLKGDLSKHMKTHTGEKSFKCGDCGKSFNLKGNLKNHMLTHTGEKSFSCSDCGKSFIHKWNLRSHMLTHTGEKPFSCSDCGKSFNQEGNLRNHKRTHTGGKPFSCDNCGKSFNQKGSLKKHTLTHTGEKPFSCGDCGKSFNQKGNLRNHKLTHTGEKPFSCDDCGKSFTQKSNYLTHVKKIHKGGKQDEN; the protein is encoded by the exons ATGTCTAAACTACAGTCGTTTCGTGTGTTTTTAAATGAGCGTTTAACGGCGGCAGCTGTGGAGATTTTCAGGGCAGTTGAAGAAACGGTAGCAGAGTACCACGAGGAGAATGATCGGCTACGGAGACTGCTGCGGATCACACCGGAGATAAAACTATGTAGGATAG actccctgcagctctctctctctgtcgctgaaGAGGAGGTTCTccctgagcagcagcactgtgagcaggagtggagccccagtctgggGCAGGAGAACCCAGAGCTTCcacagattaaagaggaacaggaggaactcaggaccagtcaggaggaagatCAGCTTCAAGGTCTGGAGGCTGATTTCAAATTCACTCCTTCCTGTGTGaaaagtgaatgtgatcaggagGACCCACTTCAGCCCTTCACTTCTCCCCAAACCCAGACTGTGGAGAACAGAGAGCATGACCCTAAACAAGTGGATCTCACACATTTTGTTACTGTGACCCACCTTAAGGATCTCTACATTCTCTGTGACCGTCCAGATAATCAAAACAATGCCTCCAGCCACAGGTCAGCTGTAAGTAGTGACCCAGTAGGACTTGACAGCAGCCCACGATTGGATCCCAACCCATCAATGGCGGAGCATTGTTCCAAACCCAGCTCGTCTAGAAAGACTCACCACTGCCGTGACTGTGGTGAAATGTTTGCTCTGAAAGCTGATGTGCGGAGGCATATGACTCTCTACAAGAAGAGACTTCGTGAATGCAGCTTCTGCAGAAAACGCTGCACCTCCACCTGTAAACTTAAGGCCCATATCCGCCTCTGTCACAGTGGGAAACCCTGCACCTGCCCTGTTTGTGGCAAGACCTTCAAACTCAAAGGAGATCTGTCCAAGCACATGAAgactcacacaggggagaaatcatttaagtgtggtgactgtgggaaaagcttcaattTGAAGGGCAACCTAAAGAACCATATgttgactcacacaggagagaaatcatttAGCTGtagtgactgtgggaaaagcttcattCATAAGTGGAACCTAAGGAGCCATAtgctgactcacacaggagagaaaccatttagctgtagtgactgtgggaaaagcttcaatcaGGAGGGGAACCTACGGAACCATAAACGGACTCACACAGGAgggaaaccatttagctgtgataactgtgggaaaagcttcaatcaGAAGGGGTCCCTAAAGAAGCATACACttactcacacaggagagaaaccatttagctgtggtgactgtgggaaaagcttcaatcaGAAGGGGAACCTAAGGAACCAtaaactgactcacacaggagagaaaccatttagctgtgatGATTGCGGGAAAAGCTTCACTCAAAAGTCTAACTACCTGACGCATGTGAAAAAAATCCACAAAGGAGGAAAACAGGACGAAAACTGA